In Pseudomonas grandcourensis, the DNA window GTCCCGCTCAGGTTCGACTTGCGCAGGTACTCGCTGACCCAGGCGGTGTTATCCGGCGCGGCGTTGGCGGCGCTGTCGAAGCTCAGCAGAAACAGCCGGTCATGCATCCCGTCGCCACTGCGCTCATAGTCGCCAAAATGATCGACTTCGCTGCTGGTTTGCGGGAACAGAGCGGCCTTGCGCAACTGTTCGTCCAGGTACTGGGTGTGGAACACACGGCTCGGCTCGGCCCACTTGATGTAGTAGCTGTCTGCGCCGACCTGGAACTTGGCGGCCTGTTCGCGCAAGGTGGGCATGTCTTCGACCAGAAAGCAGAAGGAGGCATCCTGGTCGCAGCTCTGTTGGGCGAAATTGTAGTTGGCCAGCAGCCGTTGCCACATGCGCTGGCGAACCCGGTTGACCGACTCCAGATTGATCGTGCGCAGGCCCAGGCGCTGGGCCAGGGCAGGTTCGTCCAGCGCCTCGCTGGCCAACAGGACACTGGAAAACATGAGGATCTCGGCCCTCGACGCCACGTCGAACAGCGTCGGGTTACCGAGCTTTTCCGGCCAGGTGCTGCGATCGAGCGTCGCCACATCGCCCTGTGCCGCGATGGCGCCGAAGCTCAGTAGCCAGATCGAGATGAGTAAAGCGATACGCAATGGGATGTCTCCATAACAAAACCCGCGCGGCACTATATCCCGGGAAAACCAAAAGATCCCACGACACCACCGATCACCTATGGCCTCGATAGCTGGAGTCAACGAGGACAACCCCCTAGAATCGCCGCCACGATTAAAGGAGACGACTTCATGCTGATGGTGATTTCACCCGCCAAGACCCTCGACTATGAAACACCGCCGGCGACCCAGCGCTTCACCCAGCCGCAGTACCTCGACCACTCCCAGGAGTTGATCCTGCAATTGCGCGAGCTGACGCCCGCGCAAATCAGCGAGTTGATGCACGTTTCCGACAAGATCGGTGGGCTCAACGCCGCGCGTTTCGGCAGCTGGACGCCTGCGTTCACACCAGAAAACGCCAAGCAGGCGCTGCTGGCCTTCAAGGGCGATGTGTACACCGGCATGAATGCGCAAACCCTCAGCGAAGCCGACTTCGACTACGCCCAAAAACACCTGCGCATGCTCTCGGGCCTCTATGGCATGCTGCGTCCGCTGGACCTGATGCAGCCCTATCGACTGGAAATGGGTACCAAACTGGCCAACGCCCGGGGCAAGGATCTGTATGCCTTCTGGGGTACACGCATCAGCGAATGGCTGAACGAAGCCCTGGTCGATCAAGGCGATGACGTGCTGCTCAACCTGGCGTCCAACGAGTACTTTTCGGCGGTCAAGCGCAACGCCTTGAACGCGCGCATCATCAATACCGAATTCAAGGATCTGAAGAACGGCCAGTACAAGATCATCAGCTTCTACGCGAAAAAGGCCCGCGGCTTGATGAGCCGCTTCGTCATCGAGGAACGCATCAACGACCCGGCCGCCCTCAAGCAGTTCGACGTTCAGGGCTATCGATACAGCGTCGAACAGTCCAAGCCGGACAATCTGGTGTTTCTACGCGACCACGCACCAGAGTGATGCATCCGGTCGGCGCACGACCTCCTCCCCCCCTGGTGCGCCGACCCTTGACTCACTTCAGCCTTCCCCGCCATTTCGCCATTTTTATGGCGCCAGAAAAATAACGACCAGTTTTCTAACTTTAGTTTCACTCGACTTCAATCATTTTTTTGCGTAGTGGCACTGACTTTTTTTAACAGTAGTGGCACAAAAATATCCCGCCCAATGATTCGCCTATATATAAAGGGCGAAACGGTAAGTGCTATCAGTTTGAGAGCAGTGCCATCTTTCTCAATATTTCAAAAAATTTCAGATTTCGCGATGAGCGGACTGGAACTATGTCAAAACGCGCCGCTCATACCACCCGTAACGATTCTCGCCGAGCGTGTACGAGATAACTTACGCAGATAAGCGATTCTTGTAGCGAAGTTGTAATACTAACTTGCGCTGACTAATCACTGATTTGGACAACAGCAAGCGGACAGGAGATAACGCGGCATGACTATCCCCTACAAGGCCACGGCAGCGCCCCTATAAACGTGCTCACCCGAGCCCCCAAGCGCTTGATCCACGGGCTTTCGGCCTGAGATCAAGCGTGCAACACCTTTTTGCACCTGCATCCCCTGAAAGGAGGATCGGCTGCATAACAGGGCAAATCATAACAACAAGGCCTAGTTGCGCACACCTTGAGTGCATTTATTTAGACACTCGTAACTTATATGCCAGCACACGGCATTGTTGCGCCTGAAAGTCGCACTTGCGAGTGCACTAAAACCGCTGAACACCATTAACTCCGGCCATCTAATGGCTTGATCAATACAGAGGTAATTGCGATGCGCATCAGCATTTTTGGTTTGGGTTACGTCGGCGCAGTATGTGCCGGTTGCCTGTCTGCACGGGGCCATGACGTCGTTGGCGTCGATGTGGCCAAAGACAAGATCGATATGATCAATGCCGGCAAATCGCCGATCGTTGAACCGGGTCTGGGTGAACTTCTGGCCCAGGGCATCCAGACAGGTCGTCTGCGTGGCACCACCAACTTCGCCGAGGCGATTCGCGACACCGACCTGTCGATGATCTGCGTGGGCACGCCGAGCAAGAAGAACGGCGACCTGGAGCTGAACTACATCGAAGCCGTGTGCCGCGAAATCGGTTTTGTCCTGCGTGACAAGACCACCCGCCACACCATCGTCGTACGCAGCACCGTGCTGCCAGGCACCGTGGCCAACGTGGTCATCCCGATTCTCGAAGACTGCTCCGGCAAGAAGGCCGGTGTTGATTTCGGCGTGGCCGTGAACCCTGAGTTCCTGCGCGAAAGCACCGCCATCGCCGACTACGACCAACCGCCAATGACCGTCATCGGCGAATTCGACAAGGCGTCCGGCGACGTTCTGCAATCGCTGTACGAAGAGCTCGACGCACCGATCATCCGCAAGGACATCGCGGTCGCCGAGATGATCAAGTACACCTGCAACGTGTGGCACGCCACCAAGGTCACCTTCGCCAACGAAATCGGCAACATCGCCAAGGCCGTCGGCGTCGACGGTCGCGAAGTGATGGACGTGGTCTGCCAGGACAAGACCCTCAACCTGTCCCAGTACTACATGCGCCCAGGCTTCGCCTTCGGCGGCTCGTGCCTGCCAAAAGACGTGCGTGCCCTGACCTACCGCGCCAGCTCCCTGGACGTGGAAGCCCCGTTGCTCAACTCGCTGATGCGCAGCAACGAATCCCAGGTGCAGAACGCTTTCGACATCGTCTCCAGCCACGACAAACGCAAAGTCGCCCTGCTGGGCTTGAGCTTCAAGGCCGGCACCGACGACCTGCGCGAAAGCCCGCTGGTCGACCTGGCGGAAATGCTGATCGGCAAGGGCTACGACCTGAGCATCTACGACAGCAACGTCGAGTACGCCCGCGTTCACGGTGCGAACAAGGACTACATCGAGTCGAAGATCCCTCACGTCTCGTCCTTGCTGAACTCCGATTTCGACGCGGTGATCAACAACTCCGACGTGATCATCCTCGGCAACCGTGACGAGAAATTCCGCGCCCTGGTGCAGGAAGTTCCACACGGCAAGCAGGTGATCGACCTGGTGGGCTTCATGTCCAAGGCCACCAGCACAACTGCCCGCACTGAAGGCATTTGCTGGTAACCACGGTTCCGTAGGAGCTGGCGAAGCCTGCGATCCTTTGGCGCCTTCAGGGGCGCCAAAGGTTCCTGGATCGCAGCCTGCGGCAGCTCCTACGGGCTGCTTTCTACGCCTGCCAAAACCCCATCGGGCCACCCCAAAGGCTCGCCCGAGATCGAGACGGATGCAGATTATGCACAGGCTAAAGCACGGCCTACTCCAGGCCGCCGGTTGGCTGTTCTACCTGAGTTTACTGATGGGCCTCGCCATGGCGTTGCCCGTGTCCACGTTCGACTCCGAGTCGAAGGACTTCATTTTCCTGATTGGCGCCGTAGGTATCTGGCGCTACTCGATGGGTGCCACGCACTTTGTGCGCGGCATGATTTTTCTGTACATCGTCTACCCGTACCTGCGGCGCAAAGTGCGCAAGCTGGGCAAAGCGGCTGACCCGTCCCACGTGTTCCTGATGGTCACCAGTTTCCGCATCGATGCCCTGACCACCGCGCAGGTCTACAGCTCGGTGATCCGCGAAGCCATCGACTGCGGCCTGCCGACCACCGTGGTCTGCTCCATCGTGGAGATGTCCGATGAGCTGCTGGTCAAAAGCCTGTGGAACCGGATGAACCCGCCGTCCCGGGTCAAGCTCGACTTCGTGCGCATTCCGGGCACCGGCAAACGCGATGGCCTGGCCTACGGCTTCCGCGCCATCTCCCGGCACCTGCCGGATGATCGCGCAGTGGTCGCGGTGATCGATGGCGACACCGTGCTGGCCGAAGGCGTGGTGCTCAAGACTGTGCCGTGGTTCCAGCTGTTCGGCAACGTCGGTGGCCTGACCACCAACGAATTCTGCGAAGTGCGCGGCGGCTACATCATGAGCGAATGGCACAAGCTGCGTTTCGCCCAGCGCCACATCAACATGTGCTCGATGGCCTTGTCCAAGCGCGTGCTGACCATGACCGGCCGCATGTCGGTGTTCCGCGCCACCGTGGTCACCAACCCGGACTTCATCGCCGACGTGGAAAGCGACTCGCTGCAACACTGGCGCCTGGGTCGCTTCAAGTTCCTAACCGGCGATGACAAGTCGAGCTGGTTCAGCCTGATGCGCCTGGGCTACGACACGTTCTACGTGCCCGACGCGGCGATCAACACCGTTGAACACCCGCCGGAAAAGAGCTTCATCAAGGCCAGCCGCAAACTGATGTTCCGCTGGTACGGCAACAACCTGCGGCAGAACTCCCGAGCCCTGGGCCTGGGGATCAAACGCCTCGGCGTGTTCACTTCGGTAGTGCTGTTCGACCAGCGCGTGTCGATGTGGACCTCGCTGCTGGGCCTGACCGTGGCGCTGATCGCCAGCTTCAAGTACGGCACCGCGTTCATCCTGGTGTACCTGCTGTGGATCGGCATCACCCGGTTCATCCTGACCTTGTTGCTGTCGTGCTCCGGACACCGGATCGGCCCGGCCTACCCGGCGATTCTCTATTACAACCAGATCGTCGGCGCGCTGGTGAAGATCTACGTGTTCTTCCGCCTCGACCAACAGTCCTGGACTCGCCAACCCACTTCTCTGACCCGTGATCTCGCCAGCTTTCAACGTTGGTTCAACACCTGGTCGTCTCGGACCATGACCTTCTCTGCCGGCAGCATTTTTGTCGCCGTGCTGCTGTTGATGGTCTGACCGAACTCGCCTGAATTAACTAGGAAAACGCCCCCTATGAATACCGCCGTCAACGCCAACGTAGTGCACGAATCCGAAGCCCAGCGCCAACATGCCCGAGTGAAAATCCCGGCCAAGTTGCGTTTCTTCGGCCCAGACCGGACGCCGGTCGAAGCCCGGGTGATCGACCTGTCCGCCGGTGGCCTGGCGTTCAACGCCGGTCAATTGCCGCTGAAGATGGGTGACGTGTACAAGGCCCGCCTGCAATTCGTCATCGACAACCTCGGCCTGGCCATGGACGTCGAGTTGCAGGTCCGCTCTTTCGATCGCGAGACCGGACGCGCCGGCTGCCAGTTCCAGAACCTGGAACCACGGGACATCTCGACCCTGCGCCACCTGATCACTTCGCACCTGGCTGGCGACATTGTCAGCGTGGGTGAAATGCTGGCGACCCTGCAGCGCGACAATTTCACCAAGGCGCGCAAGTTGAAGGACGGCGGCCACGGCATGACCGCGTTCGGCCGCATGAAAGCCGTGACCTTCAGCCTGGGGATCTTCGTTGTCGGCCTGGCTGCATTCGGCTTTGTTTTCAAATCGGTGTACGGCATGTACTTCGTCAGCCACGCCCAGGCTGGCCTGGTCAGCGTGCCGGGCGTGAACATCACCATGCCCCGCGACGGCACCGTGCAGAGCCTGGTGAAAGCCGACGGCGTGGCCGCCAAGGGCGCACCGCTGGCGACCTTCAGCACCAGCATGCTCGACGTGCTCAAGGGCCATCTGGACGAAGACCAACTGCAACCGGCCAAGGTTGAAGAACTGTTCGGCAAGCAGATGACCGGTACCCTGACCTCGCCTTGCGACTGCACCGTGGCCCAGCAAATGGTCGCCAACGGTCAGTACGCCAGCAAGGGCGACGTGATCTTCCAACTGGTGCCGCGCAACAGCGAAGCCAATGTTGAAGCGCGCTTCTCCTATCGCCAGTTCGGCGACGTACGCCCGGGTACTTCGGTGCGCTTCCAGATCGCCGGCGAGGACAAGAGCCGCACCGGCAAGATCGTCAGCAGCACCAGCCTGAAAAGCGCCGACCTGTCCTCGGACATCCGCGTGCTGATCCAGCCGGACGAAACCCTGGACAGCTCCCTCGCCGGCCGCCCGGTGGAAGTGAACAGCGACCGTGGCCCGAACCTGAACTGGCTGATCGACAAAGCCATGGCTGTCGGTCTTTAAGTCGAGGACATGCCTGTGACTACTCCAACCCTCAACACGCCGCCGACCCTGTGGGAGCGAGCCAGCTCGCGATGGGATCGACGCGGTCTGTCTGATGCACCGAGTCGCCTGCTTCGCGAGCAGGCTCGCTCCCACATGGGGTCTCTGTGTGCCGTTGCATTGGCGGTGAGCCTGGCCGGTTGCGCCGGCCTGCCCGACCAGCGCCTGGCCAACGAAGCGCTCAAGCGCGGTGACACCACCACTGCAGCGGCGAACTATCGGCAACTGGCAGACCTGGGCTACAGCGAAGCCCAGGTCGGCCTGGCCGATATCCAGGTCGACAGCCGTGACCCGGCGCAGATGAAACAGGCCGAGGCGACTTACCGCGCCGCGGCCAGCGTTTCGCCGCGCGCCCAGGCGCGCCTCGGTCGCCTGCTGGTGGCCAAGCCCGGCTCCACCGAAGCGGAACAACACGAAGCCGAAACCCTGTTGAAAAAAGCCGCTGCCGCAGGCGAAGGCAACACGCTGATCCCGCTGGCGATGCTGTACCTGCAATACCCGCACAGCTTCCCCAACGTGAATGCGCAGCAGCAGATCAGCCAATGGCGTGCCGAGAACAAACCGGAAGCAGGTCTGGCGCAGGTGCTGCTCTATCGCACCCAGGGCACCTATGACCAGCATCTGGATGACGTGGAAAAAATCTGCAAGGCCGCGCTCAACACCAGCGACATCTGCTACGTCGAACTGGCCACGGTCTATCAGAAACAGGCCAAGCCAGAGCAACAGGCCGAGCTGATCAAGCAGATGCAAGCGGCTCATGCCCAAGGCACCGTTTCGGCGCAGCGCGTCGACAGCGTCGCCCGCGTGCTCGCCGATGCGTCACTGGGCAAGACCGACGAGAAAACCGCGCAGTCGCTGCTCGAACCGATCGCACCGGGCTACCCGGCGTCGTGGGTCACCCTCGCGCAACTGCTCTACGACTTCCCGGAACTGGGCGACGTCGACCAGATGATGAAGTACCTGGACAACGGCCGCGCCGCCGACCAGCCCCGCGCCGAACTGTTGCTGGGCAAGCTTTACTTCGAAGGCAAACTGGTGCCGGCCGACGCCAAGGTCGCCGAAGCGCATTTCCAGAAAGCCGTTGGCCGAGAAGTCGCTGCCGATTACTACCTCGGCCAGATCTATCGCCGTGGCTACCTGGGCAAGGTCTATCCACAGAAGGCCCTCGACCATCTGTTGACCGCTGCGCGCAACGGCCAGAACAGCGCCGACTTCGCCATTGCCCAACTGTTTTCCCAAGGCAAGGGCACCAAGCCTGATCCGCTGAACGCCTACGTCTTCAGCCAACTGGCCCTGGCCCAGAACACTCCGCAAGCCACCGAGCTTGCGCAAACAATCCAAACGCAATTGCCGCCCGACCGGTTGGCCGAAGCCCAACGCCTGTTGAAACAAGAACAGGCCGTGCGCGGTGCCCTGAGCCCGAACACGCCGGAAATGCATGCCCTGCAAGAAGAAGATGGCGAGGAATCCCAATGAAGTTGAATCCATTCATGAAGGCCGGCATTGGCCTGACATTCGCGCTGATCTGGTCTTGCCCGACGCTTGCTGCGATGACTGAGACCAAGAACTTTGGCCTCGAGGTGAAGGTTACCGGCCAATCCGAAGACGACAGTGACCTCGGTACCCAGAGCGGTGGCGACGTCAACGGCGTCGGCCTCGACTTGCGTCCATGGATCTATGGCGAAAGCGGCGCGTGGAGCGCCTATGCCATGGGGCAAGCCGTGACGGCCACCGACATCATCGAGACGGACACCTTGCAAGGGACCGCCAGCGATGGCACCACGCCCACCGACAACGGTGATCGCAAGACCAAGAAAAACTACCTGGCCATGCGCGAATTCTGGGTCGGTTACAGTGGACTCACGCCGTATCCGGGCGAGCAGTTGAAGCTCGGTCGCCAACGCCTGCACAACGCCGACGGCCAATGGCGCGACACCAACATCGAAGCCCTGAACTGGACGTTCGACACAACCCTGTTGCGCGCCAACGTCGGGGTCGCCGAACGTTTCAGCGAGTACCGCACCGACCTCACGGAACTCGCCCCGAAAGACAAGGATCGCCTGCACGCCTACGCCGATGCTTCGTATCAGTGGACACCGGGCAACTGGGTCGGTATTCGCGGTCATCATACCCACGACAACGGCAAGCTCGACTACCCGGAACCGGGCGTGCCGGCCGATTCGCTGGACAAGAAACAGAACGGTGACATCAGCTGGATCGGCCTGACCGCCGACAGCGACGCCTATAACTGGCGCAATACCAACACGGTCAATTACTGGGGCAGCATCACCGGCATGAGCGGTGACATCGACAAGGTCAACCCGCTGAACGCCGATGGTACGTCGCCGGCCGAAGCCAAGCGCGGTGAAAACCTCAACGGCTGGGCCACCGATATCGGCGTGCGTCTGCGCCTCGACCCGCAATGGCAAGTCGGTGCCGCCTATGCCCGAGCCAGCGCCGAGTACGAACAGAACGGCCTGGAAAGCAACCGCTCGAACTACACCGGTACGCGCTCGCGGGTTCATCGTTTCGGCGAAGCCTTCCGTGGCGAAATGCAAAACATGCAGACCGCGACGTTGTTCGGCTCGTGGATGCTCAACGACGAATACGACGCAAGCCTGATCTACCACAAATTCTGGCGCGTCGACGGCAACAAGCCGATCGGCAGCAATGGCATCAACGCGGTGGAAAACAACACCGATGACGCCACCGGCGCCATTCTTTCCACCACGTCCCTGCCGCTGAACGATGGCGAGAAAGACCTCGGTCAGGAGATGGACCTGGTGGTCACCAAGTACTTCAAGCAAGGCCTGTTGCCGGCGGCGTTGAGCCAGTCGATCGACGAGCCTTCGGCCCTGGTGCGCTTCCGTGGTGGCGTGTTCAAGCCAGGCGATGCGTACGGCAAGGAAGTCGATTCGTACATGCACCGCGCGTTCATCGACGTGATCTGGCGCTTCTGATGCACATTGCGAAGGGAGTCTCCCAGATGAATCATCCAGCCCGAAAAGGCTCGATCAGCCTGTTGGCCGGCGCGATGCTGCTGGCCAGCATGACTGCCTTCGCCAACGTGGAACCGGCGAAGCCGGTAACCACGGCCAAGGAACTGCAACAGGCCAAGACCTACACCGTCAGCAGCGCACCGACCGCGCCGCTGGAACTGGCCACGCCAAAACTGCCGGACGTTTCCGGCTACACAGCCGAAGCCATCGCCGCGAAGATCGTGCGCAGCAAACCGGGCAAGATCAGCCTGCGCCGGATGATGCAGGAAGACGCCCTCAAGGACTTCATCGGTGGCGACAACAAGATGGCCGAGTGGGTGGTGCGTCAGCACGGCATCCCCCAGGCGATCTTCGTAGACGACGGCTACATGAACCTCAAGGACCTGGCGAAAAAGGTCCCCAAACAGTACTTCAGCGAAACCTCGCCGGGTGTGTTCCTGGCGAAGTTGCCGATCGTGGTCGGTCGTCACGGCATTCTGGAAATCGACAAGCAGACCCAGGAACTGCGCCTGTCCCAGGAGGCCGGTTCGTTCCTGGTCAACGACGGCCAGCTGTTCGTTCGCGATACCAAAATCACTGGCTGGCGCGAGAAGGACAACGGTCCGGCGACGTTCAACTCGCCCAAGGAATTCCGTCCGTTCCTGCTGTCCTGGGGCGGCACCGAGACCTACATCGCCAACAGCAAGATCGCCAGTTTCGGCTACGCCAACAGTAAGTCCTATGGTGTGAGTATTTCCCAGTACACGCCGAACATGGCCAAGGTGCTCAAGCGCCCTGAGCCGACCGGCTGGATCGTCGGTTCCGAATTCTCGGACATGTGGTACGGCTTCTACTGCTATGAGACCCGCGACTTCGTGGTCAAGGGCAACACCTACAAAGACAACATCGTCTACGGCATCGACCCGCACGACCGTTCCCACGGTCTGATCATTGCCGACAACACGGTGTACGGCACCAAGAAGAAGCACGGGATCATTATTTCCCGTGAGGTCAACGACAGCTTCATCTTCAACAACCGCAGCTACGACAACCACCTCTCGGGGCTGGTGATCGACCGTAACAGCGTAAACAACCTGATTGCCCACAACGAGATCTACCAGAACCACACCGACGGCATCACCCTCTACGAGAGTGCCGACAACCTGTTGTGGGGCAACCGCGTGTTGAGCAACAAGCGCCACGGCATCCGCATTCGTAACAGCGTGAACATTCGCCTGTACGAAAACGTCGCCATGGCCAACGGCCTGACCGGTGTCTACGGGCACATCAAGGACCTGAGCAACACCGACCGTGACATCAAGCTCGACCCGTTCGACGCCCAGGTGTCGCTGATCGTGGTGGGTGGTGAACTGGCAGCCAACGGCAGCGGGCCGCTGTCCATCGACTCGCCGCTGAGTGTCGAGCTGTATCGCGTGTCGATGCTCGCGCCGGCCAAATCCAGCGGCATCAGCTTCACCGGCATCCTTGGCGAGCGCCAGGATGAAATTCTCGACCTGCTGGTGCGCCAGCAGAAAGCCGTGCTGATCGACCCTGTCGAACGCCAGACCGAAATGCGGGACTGAGGATAATCTTATGCACCCACACTTGATCAAATTACTCAGCCTGTCGGCCCTGACCGCCGGCATTCTCGCGGCCAGCGGCGGTGTTCGCGCCGATGAAGTCAAAGCACCCAGCTTCACTGCGGAGCCTTGCTGCAGCCT includes these proteins:
- a CDS encoding polysaccharide deacetylase family protein produces the protein MRIALLISIWLLSFGAIAAQGDVATLDRSTWPEKLGNPTLFDVASRAEILMFSSVLLASEALDEPALAQRLGLRTINLESVNRVRQRMWQRLLANYNFAQQSCDQDASFCFLVEDMPTLREQAAKFQVGADSYYIKWAEPSRVFHTQYLDEQLRKAALFPQTSSEVDHFGDYERSGDGMHDRLFLLSFDSAANAAPDNTAWVSEYLRKSNLSGTFFVLGKDIQARLAEASVSNLQATYSSQCIGVQGWEFRSHSHWQDWQDSVRRSAELVKSKLPENYVPLFRPPDGQRRSDAEGFFKTQGLQVALWDIDAQDGAGKLKGNPSAQRVLTLMLLWRHGVINFNVKQDAVKTALPWLVTQTAPVGIGWEDCQDAFR
- the yaaA gene encoding peroxide stress protein YaaA is translated as MLMVISPAKTLDYETPPATQRFTQPQYLDHSQELILQLRELTPAQISELMHVSDKIGGLNAARFGSWTPAFTPENAKQALLAFKGDVYTGMNAQTLSEADFDYAQKHLRMLSGLYGMLRPLDLMQPYRLEMGTKLANARGKDLYAFWGTRISEWLNEALVDQGDDVLLNLASNEYFSAVKRNALNARIINTEFKDLKNGQYKIISFYAKKARGLMSRFVIEERINDPAALKQFDVQGYRYSVEQSKPDNLVFLRDHAPE
- a CDS encoding UDP-glucose/GDP-mannose dehydrogenase family protein, with the protein product MRISIFGLGYVGAVCAGCLSARGHDVVGVDVAKDKIDMINAGKSPIVEPGLGELLAQGIQTGRLRGTTNFAEAIRDTDLSMICVGTPSKKNGDLELNYIEAVCREIGFVLRDKTTRHTIVVRSTVLPGTVANVVIPILEDCSGKKAGVDFGVAVNPEFLRESTAIADYDQPPMTVIGEFDKASGDVLQSLYEELDAPIIRKDIAVAEMIKYTCNVWHATKVTFANEIGNIAKAVGVDGREVMDVVCQDKTLNLSQYYMRPGFAFGGSCLPKDVRALTYRASSLDVEAPLLNSLMRSNESQVQNAFDIVSSHDKRKVALLGLSFKAGTDDLRESPLVDLAEMLIGKGYDLSIYDSNVEYARVHGANKDYIESKIPHVSSLLNSDFDAVINNSDVIILGNRDEKFRALVQEVPHGKQVIDLVGFMSKATSTTARTEGICW
- the alg8 gene encoding mannuronan synthase, whose product is MMHRLKHGLLQAAGWLFYLSLLMGLAMALPVSTFDSESKDFIFLIGAVGIWRYSMGATHFVRGMIFLYIVYPYLRRKVRKLGKAADPSHVFLMVTSFRIDALTTAQVYSSVIREAIDCGLPTTVVCSIVEMSDELLVKSLWNRMNPPSRVKLDFVRIPGTGKRDGLAYGFRAISRHLPDDRAVVAVIDGDTVLAEGVVLKTVPWFQLFGNVGGLTTNEFCEVRGGYIMSEWHKLRFAQRHINMCSMALSKRVLTMTGRMSVFRATVVTNPDFIADVESDSLQHWRLGRFKFLTGDDKSSWFSLMRLGYDTFYVPDAAINTVEHPPEKSFIKASRKLMFRWYGNNLRQNSRALGLGIKRLGVFTSVVLFDQRVSMWTSLLGLTVALIASFKYGTAFILVYLLWIGITRFILTLLLSCSGHRIGPAYPAILYYNQIVGALVKIYVFFRLDQQSWTRQPTSLTRDLASFQRWFNTWSSRTMTFSAGSIFVAVLLLMV
- a CDS encoding alginate biosynthesis protein Alg44, with protein sequence MNTAVNANVVHESEAQRQHARVKIPAKLRFFGPDRTPVEARVIDLSAGGLAFNAGQLPLKMGDVYKARLQFVIDNLGLAMDVELQVRSFDRETGRAGCQFQNLEPRDISTLRHLITSHLAGDIVSVGEMLATLQRDNFTKARKLKDGGHGMTAFGRMKAVTFSLGIFVVGLAAFGFVFKSVYGMYFVSHAQAGLVSVPGVNITMPRDGTVQSLVKADGVAAKGAPLATFSTSMLDVLKGHLDEDQLQPAKVEELFGKQMTGTLTSPCDCTVAQQMVANGQYASKGDVIFQLVPRNSEANVEARFSYRQFGDVRPGTSVRFQIAGEDKSRTGKIVSSTSLKSADLSSDIRVLIQPDETLDSSLAGRPVEVNSDRGPNLNWLIDKAMAVGL
- the algK gene encoding alginate biosynthesis TPR repeat lipoprotein AlgK is translated as MTTPTLNTPPTLWERASSRWDRRGLSDAPSRLLREQARSHMGSLCAVALAVSLAGCAGLPDQRLANEALKRGDTTTAAANYRQLADLGYSEAQVGLADIQVDSRDPAQMKQAEATYRAAASVSPRAQARLGRLLVAKPGSTEAEQHEAETLLKKAAAAGEGNTLIPLAMLYLQYPHSFPNVNAQQQISQWRAENKPEAGLAQVLLYRTQGTYDQHLDDVEKICKAALNTSDICYVELATVYQKQAKPEQQAELIKQMQAAHAQGTVSAQRVDSVARVLADASLGKTDEKTAQSLLEPIAPGYPASWVTLAQLLYDFPELGDVDQMMKYLDNGRAADQPRAELLLGKLYFEGKLVPADAKVAEAHFQKAVGREVAADYYLGQIYRRGYLGKVYPQKALDHLLTAARNGQNSADFAIAQLFSQGKGTKPDPLNAYVFSQLALAQNTPQATELAQTIQTQLPPDRLAEAQRLLKQEQAVRGALSPNTPEMHALQEEDGEESQ
- a CDS encoding alginate export family protein, which codes for MKLNPFMKAGIGLTFALIWSCPTLAAMTETKNFGLEVKVTGQSEDDSDLGTQSGGDVNGVGLDLRPWIYGESGAWSAYAMGQAVTATDIIETDTLQGTASDGTTPTDNGDRKTKKNYLAMREFWVGYSGLTPYPGEQLKLGRQRLHNADGQWRDTNIEALNWTFDTTLLRANVGVAERFSEYRTDLTELAPKDKDRLHAYADASYQWTPGNWVGIRGHHTHDNGKLDYPEPGVPADSLDKKQNGDISWIGLTADSDAYNWRNTNTVNYWGSITGMSGDIDKVNPLNADGTSPAEAKRGENLNGWATDIGVRLRLDPQWQVGAAYARASAEYEQNGLESNRSNYTGTRSRVHRFGEAFRGEMQNMQTATLFGSWMLNDEYDASLIYHKFWRVDGNKPIGSNGINAVENNTDDATGAILSTTSLPLNDGEKDLGQEMDLVVTKYFKQGLLPAALSQSIDEPSALVRFRGGVFKPGDAYGKEVDSYMHRAFIDVIWRF
- the algG gene encoding mannuronan 5-epimerase AlgG, with amino-acid sequence MNHPARKGSISLLAGAMLLASMTAFANVEPAKPVTTAKELQQAKTYTVSSAPTAPLELATPKLPDVSGYTAEAIAAKIVRSKPGKISLRRMMQEDALKDFIGGDNKMAEWVVRQHGIPQAIFVDDGYMNLKDLAKKVPKQYFSETSPGVFLAKLPIVVGRHGILEIDKQTQELRLSQEAGSFLVNDGQLFVRDTKITGWREKDNGPATFNSPKEFRPFLLSWGGTETYIANSKIASFGYANSKSYGVSISQYTPNMAKVLKRPEPTGWIVGSEFSDMWYGFYCYETRDFVVKGNTYKDNIVYGIDPHDRSHGLIIADNTVYGTKKKHGIIISREVNDSFIFNNRSYDNHLSGLVIDRNSVNNLIAHNEIYQNHTDGITLYESADNLLWGNRVLSNKRHGIRIRNSVNIRLYENVAMANGLTGVYGHIKDLSNTDRDIKLDPFDAQVSLIVVGGELAANGSGPLSIDSPLSVELYRVSMLAPAKSSGISFTGILGERQDEILDLLVRQQKAVLIDPVERQTEMRD